DNA sequence from the Salminus brasiliensis chromosome 3, fSalBra1.hap2, whole genome shotgun sequence genome:
TGCTCATTTTTTAattgtatataaacacacatttatattGTCAGGAAAAGGACAGGCGTAGAAGCTCCCTTCCACTAGCTCCAGTCTCCAGTCCACTAGCATGCAAAAATCCAAACCCTGTTTTTACAACTGCCCTAACTTAGCATGTGTGGCACACAGAGCAGCCAAAAAGACACGTAGTGGCTTTGCTGCCAGTTTTAGAGCCCAAGAGTGTGCATGAAACGCAGGGGACCTATTCATTACTGACGTGCTGAAATGGCGCTCAGCGTTGACTCATGCACTCACTATTCCTCCGAGCACCTATCATAAATCTATAACCAGAGCGTCATGGGCGTGGACTGCATTACTCAGTCATATGCtcacaaacacagaaaaagTCCTTAAAACAGTGAACCACTTTAAACATGTagacagaggagctttactgcTGCAGTTCAGATTCATTTCCTTCACTCAAGTCTAAAGCGGTTTACACCATCGTACTTAACACTTAAGTAAACCTTAACCTGCAGTTTTCTATGTAGCACACATTTGGCCGTTAGGATATACTTACAGATGTAGTAGTAGCTCTCTCCCTGCCGGAACTCCTTGCCCAGGGTGAAAGGTGTGAAGCGCTGGAACTTTTCGGAGAACTTCTCAGGTGCATGAGGAGCAAAGGGGTGGCCGCACTCCCAGCGCATCTGGTCATAAGACTGTGGGCGGCAGGCCTCGTAATCCTCACGCTCCACCATGTAGAGCACGTAGCGCTCAGCGTCTTGTGACGGCACCTCGCCCAGCGGGTAGTGTGGGCAGACGATGTCCAGGTAATCATTCAGACGCACCTCCACAGCGTAGTTGTCCCTCTGGAACCTGTGATGGTCAAGGGAGAGAGAAGGGTCAGGTTACCACACTATAAAAAGCCTAAATATTGTAGGACAGGCTTTCAAAGCAGTCCCACTTCCAACATTTTAGTCCTAAATGGATACCAATACAGAGtaaagatttttattttttaaagagcaTTAATCATGCTGTAGGGTCTCCAACCCTGCACCTGGAGATCTACCTCCTTGCAGTCTCAACCAGACACCCCCCACCATGTGCTCTCCATGTAATTATCACCTTCAGAGGTGCTTGATTAGCCGGGTGTGATTTGGGTTGGAGGTGCAATCTTCAGAAAATGCTGATCTCCAGGAGGAGAGCTAGTGACCACTGCTCTACATACTCAACCACTTTGTCGCTCCACAGGAATGAAATTCATAGTGCGAGTGTGTCCCATTTCAGGCTTGCTTTGTTATAGGATCATatctaattcatttattttcccCCTTTGGTATTCCAGCCAGCATTTTGACCTGCTATCAGCCTGATACCCATCTCTCTTGATACCCATATGGCATCTTTAAGCATTACTAAGCAACAGTAACATCCGAATCCATCCcgatattaaatatttagtaaGGTCAGTAATGGTCTGATGCCAATCCAGTAGATAGATGCATCACTTTAGTAAGTACCACACAACAGTAATGGTCTATGAGATCTACTGGAGGAACAGGAAAATGTAACCGTATATAGCAtcctaatattataatataacatatattaatattataggTATGTGACTGGAGAACCCAGCAAAACATAGGACAATGAACAATAAAAGTAGTGACCGGTCGCAGAAGACACTGTCTGAAGCCTCTGCCACAGCCATCACATCACGACAGTCTACAGAAACTGCTGTCCATCATCCAGCTCGAATGCTGAGCGCTGCGCAATCACGACTGCAATCGCCCCCCCATCGATTGGAAATGTGTGCTCAAGGAGCAGTGGGAAATCAGCAAGGGCCGGAGAGAGGGAACAATGGCGAGACGGGTGGAAAAGTGCAGCTCTTCAAAAAGAGCAAGATTGATGTGCTGAATGTATGACTATAGACGCGGAGCAGAGGAGAGCGTATGAATATTCATCATGATATTGAACTGTTGATCAGAGCGTTACAATGCAGTGTTGTGGAGCGGGGGTGAGACAAAGGAAACGGAGCGTGGGTGGGTGcgcacatgcatgcatgcatgcatgcgtgTGTTTAAATTGATCTCACACCCCACAGGAGAATAGGGTGTTGTTTGCTTCAAGGTATTAGAATGCTGTCAGGATTGCATGCAGGGTGATTCAGTATTGACATCTGCAGCCTCAGCCACTGGGCGTCTGGATCAATCACAGATATTACGGTAGGCAAGCAGGGGTTCGAATGCATGTTAAAACTGTAAACTAGCGTTACTATTCCTGAGAGTTGAAACTTGAGCTCTTGCAAAGTTTGCAAAGTTTGGGCTCTTTGACATTCAAGCAAACATTCAGCATATATGCACGATcatctccagcttcttacttaagCCCTAAACCTTCATTCAGCGTTAAATATCTGGGTAATTGTGCGTGTGCAAGAGACTGTAGTAACTTTTTTTGTACGTTTTGCTCAGCTTTTTTGTTGCAGTCTGCCGATACTACAGAGTGCACAcataggcacacacacacactgttagagGGCCTGATTAAAAGCTGTTAGCAGTATGGCCCCAGTGTGTTCATCAAAAGAGGGTCGGAGGGGGGGCAATTAAAACACAAAGAAGGGTATTAAAGCGGCCCCAGAGGGGGGCAATTATGCCGCTCCACCCCGGCCCCTGGGGGCTAGGAGTCAGAGGGGAGcaagggagaaaaagaggggagaaagagagggcgagGGGGATGGGGGTTGATCCCTAGGCGAGGGGTCACTGGATCTTCTTTGGACTGCTGAGTGTCTTTTAGACTCTTACAGTTTACTTCTTCAATGGCTGCATTCATACAGTGAAGCCTTTCACTTTCGGCCTTTTAATGTGTCTGCACCCTTTTACGCTAAATCCCTCTCCCTCATGCACTCGACTAATCTCAGAAAGTGGCCAACACCCACCAATGCTCATTAACTGGTAGCATTTCTGtgctcttttcttctttttctcctgagagaaaacactgaaaaggaGCATCGCTGATAAGAACAGAGGCGGTCACCATTACTGATTGCCTGAGTAGTACTGAGACAGCCTAGGTCTGATTGACACTCATTTGTAGTTTCTTTAGTATATTATAGTTAGATAAAGGTTATCAGGAGTCCATTTTTATTGTGcggcctaaaaaaaaaaaaaaaaaaaaaaaaatcaactgtATTAATAAACAGGCAGAGCACAAACTACAGCCCAATCCCTGTCCGGCACAAGACGGTAAGAAAGGCAAACAAGCAGCTCTCTGCAACCTGAGATTGATTAGCAGAAGTATGGGAGAAATTTGGGAAGAAATGGGTGTGTGCTCATGAGTGTATGGTGAACGATACAGCTGAAACGATGATGTTTAGCAGTTTCATCAAGTTGGAATTTTTTACTGGAATCCACGACTGCTGTGCTGCTAATCTGCCTTCTTTTAATCTTTGGGCCAGAGCtgtgtctctcactctccctcttctCTTCCCTACACCCACTCTGCTGGTccatccacctccacctctctctctctctttctctgggtgGAATGTGGAGGCTTTGGGGGATGGGAGAGCCTGCTGAGGGGTAAAAGGTTGAGGAAATGCTCTGAGTCAGCAGCACTgaggctaacacacacacacacacacacacacacacacacacacacacacacacacacacacacacacacacacacagtaagcaCGGCACACAAAAATGTGTCGACAGCCATTCAGCCCTGATTCACCTGTTTTACGGTTAATGTGTTGGCTCCTTCaccactcactctcacacaggCCTCTGACTCATGATCCCCTAACTTTTTTCTCCATCGGTCAGGATCAGTAAACGTTAAGTGGTGGAACCCTCTCGTCCCTCTCCTGTTTGCTCCCACCTGTTGATCCAACTCTCCTGTCTCGCACCTTCTCTCTTCTCTATGGCCCGTGCTTCCAGAACTCCTTTAACCCTGAAGCCCCGGGACACTTTTTTGTACTCTCCTCTGAAGTTTTAGAGTGCTAATGGTGAGTGTCGGTCTTCCGGGTGACTGCTTTGGAATGCCATGGGGCCGGATAATCAGGCGCTCGGAGCGGCCGGATTATGGACCTGGAGCTGCTGAGAGGCCACACGGCCCTATTCATCATCACCAGACCCTGCttagcacacaaacacagagcgagagagtgaagatagaagagagaaagaggaagaagaaggtgACAGAAGAcatagagaaatagagaaaaagagggagctCAGGGACCCTCTATTGTGCCTCTGTCGGGCTGCGTGCactggcttaaaaaaaaaaagaagaggagtttggtagagaaagaaagaaagaacgagGGAGGAGAGTGAGAAAGGGAGGCAGAGAGGTAGAGATACTTTAGTGGTGAGATTAAAGAAGAGGAATGAAAGCAAAGCTTTGCCCAGAACCGCTCTCAGCTCCACGTCAATAAAAACCCAAAAGCACTCGAGCCAAACTGTCCTGCTTTTGAAGTGCTCTCGAGTGCtgcacatgtgtgtgagagagagagagcgaggacgagagagagattggaggggagggagagagaaggagaagaaaagaaaaagtaagAGAGATGCTTTGATAAGCCGGAATGGACCAAGACCCACTCTTTCATCTCTTCGTCTGTCCACCCGTCTCTGTCCCTTATCCCCTCCCTCGGTCCGCCTGTTGCTGCCTGGCTTGGCGCCTCCTCCTCAGGCCCCGCCAACCAATCAGAAAACAGCTCACTGGAATGTCAGGCATTCTGGTCAGTGACCTGTCTCACTGTCTCATTGGTTGTTGCCATGgatatacacccccccccccccgaaaaGATAATATTGCCGGCCAGTTCTCTTTATCCGTCTTGATACACTTTTCCTCATCAATCTCTTTGTTTTCCTCTGTCTGTCGCTTCCTCTGTTGTCCCCCTGCCTCATTCCTTAAAACTTGTCAAGGTTCTCCTTTCTTCCCCCAGCTGGTTTAACCCTTTCACTCCTCTGAGTGAAAGATAGACTGAACCATTTCCTCTATTGATTAAAAAGCAGTGATAAGGGTGTTAGCATTCTTCTGCTATTGAACCGTGAACATTCGCACACAGGTGGGAATAACACGGGTTTTCGCAATCCGGTCACAAGATCCCAGCAGCCGTGATGTTTTTGTAGAGCCATGTTTTTCCTTCCGCATCACTGTTATCTGAGTATCAGGGTTAACATTAACCTAGCACACATCCCCACTGGAATCATGAAAGTGACAACACTGAACAGTGAAATGACATAGTAGCCATAGTTGCCGAATCCGAATTCTATGGTAAGTGATGGTAAATAACATATGGATGGGTATCGTTATATGGCTGATATTAGTACAGAAtgctggttgtcctttcttggagcacttttggtaagttCTTACCCATGCACACCAGAAAACACCCCAAAAAACCCGCCTGATGTTGAACTTTAAGACCCTCCAAACCTATATCAGTACATCAGAGCTTGTTTTATTTACTGCATTACATCGACTATACTTCTTTGCATATGAGCAATTGGTTAGCTGCCCTCTACCACCGTCCATCTAGTCAGCAGCAGTTCTCAGGGCAGAAAATGACCTGGCAGGTAGATCGTGCAAGAGAACAGAAATATAATTGatttattacaataaataaataaataaataaataaataaataaatgctggtCATATAGGCCAGATAAACCCATGCTGAAAAGTGCTCGCCTGATCACTGTGAGCCTGATAGAGGTCAGTAGGTTGCATTGGTTATCATGATCAAATTCACAGCCCAAAGCCAATCAAGAATATTGACTCACTCAGCTGGGCCAGCATGAGATGTCAGCATTGCCCCCAATGAAATTAAAACCAAACACAATCAGGTATAataggagagtgtgtgaggagggGAAGGGGAAGGGGGGGGTCATTATGATTAAGCCTTGCTTATCGCTGTTTTGCAACTATTTAATTATATCAGTTGCTTTATTGATTCTTCAAGCAGCTCCAATTACGTGCAAATCAAGTTCAGCTGAACTGAAGGACCCTCCTGTGAACTTGTGGCTGAACGGTTTTGtgggtctgggctctggctggccTGTGGGGGTCGCTGCCAATCTGGCCAATGCTGGAGGCCTGGTGCCAGAGTGGCGTGCGTGCGGTGCCTCGTGGGAATGGCCTATCGCTTCCAATCCTGAACATTCAGGAGCAGGATAAACAACGAGGCCAGACGAGCCAAAACCACACACGGAGACCATGTTTACCGCAAGCAGTGGCCAGCCTTACTgtggccaacacacacacacacacattcacacatgcaCTTCATATTGTCCTGCAAGTCATTTGCATACAATAACAACCAAATACCCCTCTCCCACAGCACGCACCCACAGACGACATTAAAAAAGGGCAAACAATATAACAGCCTGTGTCCAAACTAAACTGGCgcgatgtgtgaatgtgtggaaGTGCTGAGGAAGAGCTTTTCAGTCTTTAAGGATATTAAACAGCCTTTATCATCGGAAACCAAACTTTCCTTACTTTCCTGAAACTGAAACCATTAAGAAACTACAAAAAATATGTGACCAAAAGATTGCACAGAACATAGCAGCATCTTCAGGTAGTCAagtatataagtgtgtgtgtgagagagagagagaaagagcatgcGCTTGGGAACTCGGGACAAATCATGTCTACAGCCATTTAACACTTCTAAATAATGGCAGatttattggtgtgtgtgtgtgagagtgtgagcgaGCGAGATGGGCTTGTGGAATAATCAGGCTTCTTGCGTGCGCGGGTGTGTGAGAAAGGTATTGTTTACTGTGCGTACAGGATGTGCCATTTTCCCGGGAAAAGAGTCGGCCAGGAAACTCACACTCGGAGGGAGAACAcacggcctctctctctcactcattcttacacttacacaaacacatgctcacacactctGTAAACCTTTGCCCTGATTTTTAATCTGGCCTCCTCAATCAGACCTGTAATCTCAGTAAA
Encoded proteins:
- the efna1a gene encoding ephrin-A1a isoform X2, with the protein product MAVAEASDSVFCDRFQRDNYAVEVRLNDYLDIVCPHYPLGEVPSQDAERYVLYMVEREDYEACRPQSYDQMRWECGHPFAPHAPEKFSEKFQRFTPFTLGKEFRQGESYYYISKPLHHHGQECLRLRVDVVANDGSQEARVGPGKGTKTGSGGGAHTTSNKLPADDPVVLPDVQKSVRRNSAVTTASFTMLTTLLPVLLLLVLQ